The DNA segment TATTCAATAGTGTCTTTGGTATCTGCGGTAGATTTGCAAAGAAACACCTCGTCGTTACTCATGTCTTTGAAAACAACAAGTCTATAATTTTCTGGGTGGATTCCGTTTTTCATAACTAAATTTATTATTAATAATTAAAGTTTTGCTGTCGAAATAGTAATGGTATTTCTCTGCTAAATTTTAGACCGCAAAAGTACAAATAATTTTCTAATGTGCAAGCACTCCTACAATTTTATTTATAATTTTTCCGTTCAACATTTTTAATTAAATTTGAAAACTGTACCTACTTCTTACTCAATGAATAAATTTAAAGTTATAACTGCATTCTCATTCTGGGCTCTAATAACCGCAATTAGCTGTACCAGAGATGATCTCAATTTTGAAAGTCCATCCAAAGTGTTGCGGCTATCACAAGACACCGTTTTCTGCGATACGGTTTACAACCAGGTGCGCTCGGAAACTTATGCTGTTAAAATTTACAATGAGGAAGATAAGGATATTCTGATTCCCAAAATAGCTCTTGAAAATGGAGCTGGCTCTCTATACCGAATTAACGTGGACGGGAAAGCCGGTACAGACTTTAATAATGTTCCGTTAAGAAAGAATGACAGTATCTACATCTTCGTAGAGATTGCACCTATTGCAAACGCTCCTGAGGCCATTGCAGAGGATCGAATCAACATCCAAACTCCAGCAGGAAATCAACATGTGACCCTATTCTCCGTAATGCAAGATGCAGAATTTTACATTCAAAACAGCAACAACCCTAACATACTGGCTTCAAATACAATTTGGACCAACAATAAAGCAAAAATTATTTTTGGTAACCTAACGCTTGCCTCCGGGAAAACACTTGATATTCAGCAGGGAACAAAGGTCTATTTCCATAAAAATAGTGGCCTGAAAATTTCAAAAAATTCCAATCTGAATATTAATGGAGATCTAGGAAACGAGGTTATTTTCCGGGGAGACCGTAATGACACCAAATATGACACGCTTCCTAAAAACTGGAACGGAATTGAAATGGACACCAACTCAACTTTAAATATGAATTATGCAAAAGTTTTTGGTGGAACCAGAGGTTTAGAAATGAACCAAACGACTGCCAACATTACCAATTCAATTTTTCATACCCATCAAGAGTACGGGATTTATGCAATAAATTCTGTAGTGACTGCGAATAATTTAGTGATGAATAATTCTGGTAACGCCAATTTTGCGATCTACAAAGGTGGAACATATAACATTACCCACTCTACTTTGGCTAATTACTGGAATTTAAATTATGTGCTTCCAGGGTTTGGGTTATATGCTACGAATGAATACGACAACGGAACATCAATAGAACAAGGAGCCCTAACTTTAAACATAAAAAATTCTATTATTTATTCTGATAAGGAAAATGCAGTTCTTTTTAAGCCAACTTCAGGGCAAACTTTCAATTATAGTTTTCAAAATTCATTATTGAAATACGGAAGCACAGCCAACTACGCAATTGATCCTGCATCGATTAAAAATCAAGATCCAAAATTTCAGAATTATTTCATTCATAAAATGAATTTGAGAGTGAAAGCTGATTCTCCAGCAAAAGGAAAAGGAAATACTGGAACTGCAGCAACTGTTCCTTTTGATATTACGAAAGTTTCCAGAACGGTGACGCCAAGTATGGGAGCGTATCAGTAAAATGAGGTCTTTCTAATTTGGAAAAAGCTTTTAAAACGTGTCGAAAGTTGCAACCCGACTTGAACGGAAATCCTTTTCCTCACCCTAACCCTCTCCAAAGGAGAGGGAACTATAAGAAAAAAAGATTGAGAGTGAAAGGCGGAATTGTCTGCCAAAAAAAATAATAAATAGGCTTTCGACAAAATCAAATGTCTGCCAAAATAAGAAGAAACATTTTCACTGACTTAATACTACAATATGGAAATCACAAAACTTCAAAAAGAAGTTGACGAATGGATTAAAAACATAGGCGTTCGTTATTTTAACGAACTTACCAATATGGCAATGCTTACGGAAGAAGTTGGTGAAGTCGCCCGAATTATTGCCCGCCGTTATGGCGAGCAAAGTGAAAAGGAATCTGATAAAACGAAAGACCTTGGTGAAGAATTAGCCGATGTTTTATTTGTAACTTTATGTTTGGCCAATCAAACCGGAACCAATTTACAGGAGGCGTTTGACCGGAAAATGAAAGTCAAAACTGATCGCGATAAGGATCGTCATCAAAATAACGAGAAATTAAAATAAGAAACGCATTCAAA comes from the Chryseobacterium sp. SNU WT5 genome and includes:
- a CDS encoding nucleotide pyrophosphohydrolase → MEITKLQKEVDEWIKNIGVRYFNELTNMAMLTEEVGEVARIIARRYGEQSEKESDKTKDLGEELADVLFVTLCLANQTGTNLQEAFDRKMKVKTDRDKDRHQNNEKLK